Genomic segment of Microthrixaceae bacterium:
CGCCCTGGCCGATGCCGCCACCCGGGGCGGATCTTGCCTGGTGCTGTGCCCCAGCGTGGATGAGGCCCGGGGTCTTGGTCGGCGCCTGATCCGGGACGGCGTAAACACCGCGGTTGTTGTCGACGGTGACCGGCCGCGGGTGGTGGCCACCGAATGGGCCCGCGCCGCGGCCGGGGCGACCGCGGTGGTGGGGACCCGAAGCACCGCATGGGCACCCGTCGCCAACCTGACCCGCGTGGTGGTGCTCGACGAGCACGACGAGGCTTACCAGCAGGAGCAGGCCCCGACATGGCACGCACGCGACGTGGTCCTGGAACGCGCCCGCCGGGCGGATGTTCCGGTCGTGCTGGTGTCACCGTGTCCCACTCTCGAAGCACTCGGCTGCGCAACGTTGGTGAAGACCGACCGTCAGAGCGAGCGCCTCGGGTGGGGCAGGGTCGAGGTGGTCGACCAGCGCGATCTGGACCCTTCCCTGGGACCGCTGTTCTCGCCCCGGTTGGTCGACCTGGTTCGAGGACCGGGACGGGTCCTGTGCGTGCTCAACCGGACCGGCCGGTCCCGCCTGCTGGCCTGCGCGACCTGTTCGACGCTGGCCCGCTGTGAACGTTGCTCGGGGCCGGTGGCTGACCTGGGCGGTGGATCGATGGTGTGCGGGCGTTGTGGCACGGAGCGTCCGCCGGTGTGCCTGGACTGTGGCGGCGCCCGGTTCAAGAACCTGCGACTGGGTGTCAGCCGGGCCCGGGAAGAGCTGGAGGCTCTGGTCGGCGAGCCGGTGGGGGAGGTCACCGCCGGATCACCCGAGATCGGGCGGTACGACCAACGGGTGGTGATGGGCACCGAAGCTGTGCTGCATCGGGTTGACCGGGCCGACATGGTGGCGTTCCTCGACTTCGACCAGGAGCTCCTCGCTCCCCGCTACCGGGCGGTCGAACAGGCCCTGGCCCTACTGGCCCGCGCTTGCCGGCTGGTGCATCGCAGCGGTCGTGGCGACGCCCGGGTTCTGGTCCAGACCCGTTCACCCGATCATCCGGTGCTGGTCGCGGCCCGTCTTGCCGACCCGGGCAGGCTGAGCGACAGCGAGGCGGTGCTGCGTTCGGCCCTCGGGTTTCCTCCGGCGGTGGCGATGGCGGTGGTGTCGGGTATGGCGGCCGAGGCCTGGATAGCCGCCTTCGGCGCTCCGTCCGGCGTGGCCGTCCAGGGACCGGTCGAGGGCGCATGGAGGCTCACCGCCCCCGACCACGAGACCCTCTGCGACGCCATGTCCACGGTGACCCGCCCACCCGGCCGCCTGCGCCTCGAGGTCGACCCCCTGCGCCTCTGAAAGGAGTCCCTCCAGCGGCGTCGGCCCGTTCATTCGGACACTGCCGAACCCATGGTGGCACCGCTCGCCTCCTAAGCCCAGGCTTGGCGGCGGGCCTCGTACATGGCAATCGATGCTGCGGTCGCCACGTTGAGCGAACCGATCTTGCCCAACTGGGGGATGAACACGACCGTGTCTGCGCCGTCGAGCACGGTGGCGCTCAGCCCGCGGTCCTCGTGGCCGACGGCCAGGCACACCGGATCTGTCAGTTCGACGGAGTGGATCGGCTCCGCACCGTGGGCGAGTTCCACCGCCACCAGGCTGTAGCCGGCCACTTTGATCTGGCCGATCGCCTCCGCCACTTGTTCGCAGCGGTGCAGGGTCAGGTACCGCTCCGATCCCAAGGCGGTGCGACCCACCCCGGCGGTGGAGGGGTCTGGGGTCTGGCCACATAGCCATACATCGTCCACCCGCAGCGCGGCCGCGGTCCGCAGGATCGAGCCGACGTTGGCCGGGGTCGCCACCGAATCGAGCAATAGGGCCACTCGACCGGAGGCGTTGCGGCGCCATTCTCGGTGGAGCCGCTTCAGGTCCGTGCTTCCGAGCGGTCGGTTCATGTCCGGTCCTCCGGGTCGTCGGTGTGGGAGGGCCTCGACGCCGACACACTCAACAGTCGGTAGCCGGCCCGGCTGGCCCGACGGGTTGTCGGCCAGCCGTTGGCCTCCAGCCAGCGGGCCAACGAGTCAGATCCCAGATGCTTCTGCACCACCAGTTCGGCCGTGCCGTGGGCCGGGTCGAGGCGCTCCAGCCAGCCGGTGAGCAGGTCGTGGAGGGCGGTCTTGCCGATCCGGATCGGCGGGTTCGACCACACCTGGTCGACCGTCAGGGCAGTGGGTACCTCCTCGGGGGCCACCACCCGTACCTGATCGGCCACGCCGTTGGCTTCGGCGTTGGATCGGCACAGAGCCCTGGCTCGCTCGTTGACCTCGACCGCCCAGACGGTGGCGTCGGGCCCGGCCCGCAAGGCCAGGGTCACCGCGATCGGTCCGTAGCCGCATCCGACGTCGGCCAGGACCGGGCCGCGGACCGGCGGACCCTCGGCCAGCAGTACCCGTGTGCCGGGATCGACCCGGTCCCCGGAGAACACGCCGCGGTCCGTCGCCAGTCGGATCAAACGACCTTCGGGCAGTACGAGCTCTACCTGGGCGGGGGCCGAGGTGACAGAGGGGTCGGAGGAGAAGTAGTGCCCGGAGGGGTCGGGCTGGGGGGTCGCCACGTCGGCGACGGTAGCCTTCTGAGCCATGGCCCCCTACGAGATCCGCGTCATCGGCGATCCGGTGCTCAAGCAACGCGCCGACGACATCACCGACATCGACGGAAAGCTCGCCCGCCTGGTCGACGACATGGTCGCCACCATGTACGCCGCACCCGGTGTGGGGTTGGCTGCCCCCCAGGTGGGCGTGCAGAAGCGCTTGTTCGTGTGGGACATAGACGATGGCACCGGTGCCCACGCCATCGTCAACCCCGAGATCGTGGAGTCCGACGGCGAGTGGACCTATCAGGAGGGTTGCCTGTCGGTCCCGGGTCTTTCCTGGGAGATCACTCGACCCAACCACGTCCACGTGATGGGCCGAGACCTGGACGGAAACGAGGTCTCCTTCGATGCCTCCGAGTTCGAGGGACGCATGTTCCAGCACGAGTTGGACCACATAAACGGCGTACTGCTGGTCGACCGGCTCGACGAGGATCAGGCTCGACAGGCCAAGCGCCAGGTCCGAGAACTGATGCTGGGCCTTGGCGAACAACGGCCGGCGTCGGGCCGACTGTCCCTGCGCTGACCGGACCACCGTGACCTCCACCGGAGCCGAGCCGGCACCTTCGACGGCCCTGGCCGAACCACCGCGTCACCCCCGACGGATCGTCTACCTGGGAACACCGGAGATGGCAGTGGCCCCGCTGCGCGCCTTGGTGGAAGCGGGCTACGAGGTGGTGTTGGTGATCACCGGCAAGGACAAGCGCCGGGGCAGGAGGGGTGCCGCCACGCCCACCCCCGTGAAGGCGACGGCCGAGGAAATGGGGTTGCCCATCGGCCACGACCCTTCCCTGGCCACTTCTGTGGGTGCAGATCTCGGGGTGGTGGTCGCATTCGGGCAGATCCTTCGTCGACCGGTGCTGGAGGCATTGCCCATGGTCAACATCCACTTCTCGCTTCTGCCTCGATGGCGCGGGGCGGCACCGGTCGAGCGGGCGATCCTGGCTGGAGACACCGTTACCGGGGTTTGTGTAATGGCGGTGGAGGAGGGCCTCGATACGGGAGGGGTCTATGCCCGTACTGAAGTTCCGCTGGGTCCCGATGTCACGGCAGCCGATCTGCGTTCCGAGCTGACCGCTGCGGGGTCAAATCTGCTGGTGGACACCTTGAACCGAGGGTTGGGTACGCCCGAACCCCAGGTTGGCGAGGTCACCTATGCCGCCAAGATCCACACCCGAGACCTACGCCTCGATTGGAACCGGCCCGCCATGGATCTGCATCGCTTGATCCGGGTCGGTGGTGCCTGGAGCACTTGGGCCGATTCTCGCCTGAAGGTGCACAAAGCGATTGTCCATTCCAACCGAGTCGGCCTCGGGTTACCGGGAGCGCTGCACGGTGTCGAGGTGACGACCGGTGATGGAACATTGGAGCTGACAGAGGTGCAACCCGAAGGAAAGGGCCCGATGTCCGTCAAGGCATGGTTGAACGGCATCCGGCCGAGCCCGGGCGAGGTACTCGGGTCTGAGGTGGACCGGTGAACGACAAAGCCCGCCGCACGGGCCGCCCCGGCCAGGCCCAGCGATCGACTAGGGGGACGGCCAATCGGCGTGTGGCCGTGACACCCTCAGCTTTGCCGACCGATGCTCGACGGGTAGCAGTTCAGGCCCTCGTGCGAATCGATACCGAAGGGGCATATGCCAACCTGATCCTGCCCAGCGTGTTGGCCCGCAGCGGCCTACCAGACAGGGACCGGGCCTTCGTGACCCAACTGGTCTACGGAACCACCCGCCTTCGGCGCGCCTGTGACTGGTTCGTGGACCGTTTCGTCCACGGCGACCTGGACCCCGAGGTGCGGGCGGCACTACGGCTGGGTGTATTCCAACTCAGGTTCCTCGGAACTCCACCTCATGCCGCCGTGTCGGCCACCGTGGCAGTGGTTCCTCGCCGGGCGAGGGGGCTGGTCAACGCGGTACTACGTCGGGTATCGGAAGCCGAGGATGCCTGGCCGTCCGACGCGGTGCGCCTCAGCTATCCCGACTGGATCGCCGACGCACTTGAGCGTGACCTCGGGGCCGATCGCTCCAGGGGGGCACTGGAAGCCATGAACGGGGCCGCACCCGTGACCGAGCGTGCCGACGGCTACATCCAAGACGAAGCCTCCCAGTGGGTAGCCGCCGCCGTCGGAGCGGAGCCAGGCGAACGCGTACTGGATCTGTGCGCGGCCCCGGGGGGAAAGGCCACGGCCCTGGCCGGGGCCGGGGCATGGGTGGTGGCCGGTGACATCCGACCGGCCCGGGCCGGTCTCATCTCCGCCAACGCCAGTCGGCTGGAGGCCGGCTCCGAAGCGGGTGGAGCTGTGAACGTCGTCGTCGCCGATGGGCTACATCCGCCGTTCGCTTCTGCCTCTTTCCAACGGGTCCTGGTCGATGCGCCGTGCTCAGGACTGGGCTCGCTCAGGCGTCGGGCCGATGCCCGGTGGCGAATCGACGAGGCCGCGCCCACCCGCCTGGCCGAGATCCAATCCCAGCTCCTCGATTCGGCCGCCGACCTGGTGGTCAGCGGCGGGACGCTGGTCTACTCCGTCTGTAC
This window contains:
- a CDS encoding methyltransferase, with the protein product MAQKATVADVATPQPDPSGHYFSSDPSVTSAPAQVELVLPEGRLIRLATDRGVFSGDRVDPGTRVLLAEGPPVRGPVLADVGCGYGPIAVTLALRAGPDATVWAVEVNERARALCRSNAEANGVADQVRVVAPEEVPTALTVDQVWSNPPIRIGKTALHDLLTGWLERLDPAHGTAELVVQKHLGSDSLARWLEANGWPTTRRASRAGYRLLSVSASRPSHTDDPEDRT
- the def gene encoding peptide deformylase is translated as MAPYEIRVIGDPVLKQRADDITDIDGKLARLVDDMVATMYAAPGVGLAAPQVGVQKRLFVWDIDDGTGAHAIVNPEIVESDGEWTYQEGCLSVPGLSWEITRPNHVHVMGRDLDGNEVSFDASEFEGRMFQHELDHINGVLLVDRLDEDQARQAKRQVRELMLGLGEQRPASGRLSLR
- a CDS encoding methionyl-tRNA formyltransferase, which codes for MTSTGAEPAPSTALAEPPRHPRRIVYLGTPEMAVAPLRALVEAGYEVVLVITGKDKRRGRRGAATPTPVKATAEEMGLPIGHDPSLATSVGADLGVVVAFGQILRRPVLEALPMVNIHFSLLPRWRGAAPVERAILAGDTVTGVCVMAVEEGLDTGGVYARTEVPLGPDVTAADLRSELTAAGSNLLVDTLNRGLGTPEPQVGEVTYAAKIHTRDLRLDWNRPAMDLHRLIRVGGAWSTWADSRLKVHKAIVHSNRVGLGLPGALHGVEVTTGDGTLELTEVQPEGKGPMSVKAWLNGIRPSPGEVLGSEVDR
- a CDS encoding TrmH family RNA methyltransferase, whose product is MNRPLGSTDLKRLHREWRRNASGRVALLLDSVATPANVGSILRTAAALRVDDVWLCGQTPDPSTAGVGRTALGSERYLTLHRCEQVAEAIGQIKVAGYSLVAVELAHGAEPIHSVELTDPVCLAVGHEDRGLSATVLDGADTVVFIPQLGKIGSLNVATAASIAMYEARRQAWA